GCTACTTTAATTATCTGTATACtgtgattaatttataaattattggatcATTCTGTCCTGCCATGAAACAGCCCCTTCGTTAGTAAAATATTCAGCCAGGTTATCTCTTTTTTTTCTTGCTTCCGATAAATAATTTCGCTGGTTTGTTGTTGCTATTTCAACGAGTCCAGTTGATTCTGGTTCGTTTCGCCAATCTCCAGGTATGATACAACCGTTTTCCAAATCTTCAATGTCAACTGATTTAAGATCTTGATTTAATCCACTCTTTCTAATAAAGTTATGTAATGAACATGCAGCTTTAGTAATTTTCACTACTGTTGTCGGTGCTAGAGGGATTGGTCGTCTAAATAATCTAAATCTACTTGCAAGAATTCCAAATGCATTTTCCACTATTCTTCTAGCACGGCAGTGcctatagttataaattttttcctttttggttaaaatattacGTCTTGCATACGGTTTCATTAAATAGGATGTCAAAGGGAAAGCTTCATCGCCTAAAATAACACCATTCTCTGGTATATCCAACAAGTTTTCTTCAATGGCTTTTTTAAGTGcggatttattaaaaatgcctCCATCTGACATACTTCCATGAGCACCAATATCAATACaagtaaaattgtaattatcatCCACTAATGCTAAAAAGACAATACTGTACGTtcctttataattaaaaaaaattgatccaGAATTTACTGGGCACTCTATGACTATGTGTTTCCCATCTATGGCCCCAATACAGTTTGGGAAATTCCAAGATGCATTAAAACCATTAATGATTTTATCCcagacatattttgttttaggaacctgaaattaaaatatatattattaaaaatataatataaatacatttacttatgtttttgtttaaatttattagacACTAACATCAGAGGAACCTCAAGAAAATTATGATCACTATAAATTAGTAGAAAATGTGTCTAATGCAGTTTTGGAACATGGTGAAATTTCAAATTCTACTGAGACTGAGCTAcccacaaatataaataaaagagtGTCgaaactacaacaaaataaatcaataaaaagtcTAAACTTGATAATTCATTAGACAACGCAGTTGAAGCTCTAAAATTTGCTTGTTCCAAACAAGCAACAACAGAAACTGAATTCACACTATTTGGAAAACAAGTTGGGCTACAGCTGGAAAAACTTCCATTAACAGAAGCATTAGAACTACAAAGTGAAATTCAACAATTACTGACAACAGCTCGCCTCGCTTCAATGAATGATCCAAGTTCATCATCATCAGTAGTATCAAATCATAACACTTGTATCACAACATTATCTAGtcaacacaataattattacacaagtATAAATAATCAAGAGGAAGTAAATAATGAACCTCAAACGAGTCAAACGTTTAATTACACTGTATCACAACCTCAACCACAAGAGAATGAACCCTCatcattaacattattttataacaactgGAGTtcctaaatttatatatttttaaatttattttttatttttaattttatgttcaaGAAAAGTaaacttgattattttattattttattttgttatatgtttattgtttaacaaGAGAAGTAAACAAACGACTGGAAGTACAAtttgtttcattttaaattgaagTATTTTTTGTACCTGAATGTATTCTTGTAATCCTTCATAAATTGCATCAAACACATCCGGTATGAAGTCACTGATTGCTGATTTGGAAActctatataaatattgcaaCGATTTATAAGAGTCTCCTGTTGCTAGGAATCGCAGTGCAATTTGCAATTTAATTTGAGGGGTTAATGACATTCTCATCATTGTATCTTGCTTCTTTAATCTATGTCCAACCTAATATgtagaacaaaattataaatataataattaatatttatactaaatttacTATTAAGGTACTCTTATCGTACGTTACCTTAGCtagtaaaatattgaacatactTTCATCCATcctaagaaaattaaaataactcttTGGATCTTCAATAGCCAACTCTTTTATTAGTGCATTTGATGCCCCCAATGTGTTTCTACGCATCATCCATTTTTCCATCCaaatacgttttttatttttggatattGATCTTTTTAGTTTTATGATTTCTTCTACAACACGTAGCATGGCAATAGTAATttcatttgacatttttaatgaatatttgtaaaaaatgaaattatgtactgaatattcaaaatgttgtcACTAATTTTTAACTTCTGTACTCTTTTTATGCACCCTACGTCCATACTATCATGTATTTTACTATCAGTGTACTATCATAATGTGGATGCTTTATCTCATGATAGTTACTATCACGGTACTATCACAAAAACGACTCTTGCGAGAGTAACTATCATCGTGTGGACCCGGTTTTAATATAAAccgataatttaaatatataaataaatattcaaagatGGCAACACTGTGCGACCGACTTTGGCAATAATCCTCGGGAAATAatgatattactttttttccCTCCAATTTTTATCACTTTCACATATCAACGTTTCTTATAAGGATTATCGAAACTTGTTATcaaataaacgtaattatttacCGTTAATTGAATACTAAAGGTAAGAAATAGTATACCATTTTGTAGTATTGTATCCGTAGAGTTTGAATTTGCAttcaaattaatgatttaaatattttttgactgtTTTTTTGCGTGTTCGCACAAAGAATTGTATATGATGATTAGCCAGTGATTGAACATTCATTGGAATATCATTACGATTACGTTTTCCAATGAATGAACACGCCTgctcaaaatttataatttatgaataattatttattggtaattaataattttgattaggtagctatttatatatatatattattatatatatatata
This genomic window from Metopolophium dirhodum isolate CAU chromosome 1, ASM1992520v1, whole genome shotgun sequence contains:
- the LOC132953737 gene encoding uncharacterized protein LOC132953737 → MTHNFDVLEFLEEYQKYPCLWDKSLDEYRNRVKRDHAEEMLLQFSKMPTIKELRQKIRNIRCTYNQEVAKIKKSMVTGSGSSTVYKPKLSWFSLADSFLKINNDGVYKPDTNLTLTSEEPQENYDHYKLVENVSNASKLDNSLDNAVEALKFACSKQATTETEFTLFGKQVGLQLEKLPLTEALELQSEIQQLLTTARLASMNDPSSSSSVVSNHNTCITTLSSQHNNYYTSINNQEEVNNEPQTSQTFNYTVSQPQPQENEPSSLTLFYNNWSS